Proteins found in one Sphingomonas sp. SORGH_AS_0879 genomic segment:
- a CDS encoding MAPEG family protein, whose translation MIPGPDYPDHPGRPARAPVRDRRQTGVARGMAAALVVVLLTLAVGWSVGSPLSPTDRVLRAVAAATVAALWLAAAIGRVAALRFDSPADIDAAAGGSADSPRLAIANAVLRNTLEQVVLAIPAYLALAWVVEGSGAMIPMLAALFSVGRTLFWTHYAHGAAARSFGFALTFYSSVAALVIVLVALVGRLV comes from the coding sequence ATGATCCCTGGGCCTGATTATCCCGACCACCCTGGCCGCCCCGCTCGCGCGCCCGTCAGAGACCGTCGCCAGACCGGCGTCGCGCGCGGCATGGCGGCGGCACTGGTGGTCGTCCTCCTGACGCTGGCGGTGGGTTGGAGCGTGGGCAGCCCGCTCTCCCCGACCGACCGGGTGTTGCGCGCGGTGGCGGCGGCGACGGTCGCGGCGCTCTGGCTGGCGGCGGCGATCGGACGTGTCGCGGCGCTGCGGTTCGACTCGCCCGCCGATATCGATGCGGCGGCGGGCGGGAGTGCGGATTCGCCCCGCCTTGCCATCGCCAATGCGGTGCTGCGCAACACGCTGGAGCAGGTGGTGCTGGCCATTCCCGCCTATCTCGCGCTCGCCTGGGTGGTGGAGGGATCGGGCGCGATGATCCCGATGCTCGCCGCGCTGTTTTCGGTCGGGCGGACGCTGTTCTGGACCCATTACGCGCACGGGGCGGCGGCACGGTCGTTCGGCTTCGCGCTGACCTTCTATTCCAGCGTCGCGGCGCTGGTCATCGTGCTGGTGGCGCTGGTCGGGCGACTGGTCTGA
- the tsaD gene encoding tRNA (adenosine(37)-N6)-threonylcarbamoyltransferase complex transferase subunit TsaD, translating to MLILGLESSCDETAAALVTDDGRVLAHRLLGQEAAHAPFGGVVPEIAARAHVEAMEPLVAAAFADAGVTLADVDAIAATAGPGLIGGVMVGLVTGKALAHAAGKPLIAVNHLEGHALSPRLSDRELAYPYLLLLVSGGHCQLLLVEGVGRYRRMATTIDDAAGEAFDKTAKLLGLGYPGGPRVEAAAREGDPHAVPLPRPLKGAAEPHFSFAGLKSAVARAVGHHRPEDIAASFQQAVVDCLLDRTRRALAEVPPVTALVVAGGVAANGVIRGALEALAAEHGLRFVAPPLWLCTDNAAMIAWAGVERFREGLTDPLDTPARARWPLDPAAESVRGAGVKA from the coding sequence ATGCTGATCCTGGGACTGGAATCCTCGTGCGACGAGACCGCCGCCGCGCTTGTCACCGATGACGGCCGCGTGCTGGCGCACCGGCTGCTGGGGCAGGAGGCCGCGCACGCGCCCTTCGGCGGCGTCGTCCCCGAAATCGCCGCGCGCGCGCATGTCGAGGCGATGGAGCCGCTGGTCGCCGCCGCCTTTGCCGATGCGGGGGTGACGCTGGCGGACGTGGATGCGATCGCCGCGACGGCGGGGCCGGGGCTGATCGGCGGGGTGATGGTCGGGCTCGTCACGGGCAAGGCGCTGGCCCATGCGGCGGGCAAGCCGCTGATCGCTGTCAACCATCTGGAGGGCCATGCCCTGTCGCCGCGCCTGTCGGACCGGGAACTGGCCTATCCCTATCTGTTGCTGCTCGTGTCGGGCGGGCATTGCCAGTTGCTGCTGGTCGAGGGGGTCGGGCGCTATCGCCGGATGGCGACGACGATCGACGACGCGGCGGGCGAGGCGTTCGACAAGACCGCCAAGCTGCTCGGCCTCGGCTATCCCGGCGGCCCGCGAGTCGAGGCGGCGGCGCGGGAGGGCGATCCTCATGCGGTGCCGCTGCCCCGTCCGCTAAAGGGTGCGGCCGAGCCGCATTTCTCCTTCGCGGGGTTGAAGAGCGCGGTGGCGCGCGCGGTCGGGCATCACCGGCCGGAGGATATCGCCGCCTCCTTCCAGCAGGCGGTGGTCGATTGCCTGCTCGACCGCACCCGCCGTGCGCTGGCCGAGGTGCCGCCGGTCACCGCCCTGGTGGTCGCGGGCGGGGTGGCGGCGAACGGCGTGATCCGGGGCGCGCTGGAGGCGCTGGCCGCCGAGCATGGGTTGCGCTTCGTCGCGCCGCCGCTCTGGCTGTGCACCGACAATGCCGCGATGATCGCCTGGGCCGGGGTGGAGCGGTTCCGCGAAGGGCTGACCGATCCGCTCGATACGCCCGCACGGGCGCGCTGGCCACTCGACCCGGCGGCGGAGTCGGTGCGCGGCGCGGGGGTGAAGGCATGA
- a CDS encoding DNA translocase FtsK, translated as MASRAQPVLWRETVKAGAVRSGALVAALILFAVTLMLVLALASYRASDPALNTASGAVPANWLGLPGAWVADIALTLFGPAVALVLPVGPIVASRLWRDRPAGRWVRMLRQAVIGVALMACALSFVSDSAVLALPAGWGGVIGLSVAGFVRWALEFSGQAAVVTWGSVAIGLAFGLGGALIWGRSLELDLAERGLARLRRRRAIGEDGEALPWDDEDEALYDEDEDEEPLTLARKAVPVREDRPAPVIADRQIAPAPARPKATADRDAPYQLPGLDLLTPAPPTPAGTIDKAGLERNARLLENVLDDFRVQGSIVEVRPGPVVTMYELEPAPGIKANRVIALADDIARNMSAISARVAVIPGRNVIGIELPNAKREMVSLHELVASQSFADQAAQLPIILGKNIAGDSVVADLAPMPHLLVAGTTGSGKSVGLNGMILSLLYRLTPEQCRMIMIDPKMLELSMYDDIPHLLSPVVTDPAKAVRALKWAVETMEDRYRQMSSVGVRSLASFNDKVRAAKAKGQPLGRKVQTGYHPETGQPVYEEEKLEYEPLPQIVVIVDELADLMMTAGKEVEFLIQRLAQKARAAGIHLIMATQRPSVDVITGVIKANLPTRISFHVTSKIDSRTILGEQGAEQLLGRGDMLYMPGGKGIVRVHGPFVSDDEVHRVADHWRSQGQPDYISSVTEEPAESFALDGAPTGEDSAEDQQYRAAIQLVCESQKASTSWLQRQLRIGYNSAARLIERMETDGIVGRPDHVGRREVLRDTEGHPI; from the coding sequence ATGGCCAGCCGCGCGCAGCCGGTATTATGGCGCGAGACGGTGAAGGCGGGCGCGGTACGTAGCGGGGCGCTGGTCGCCGCGCTGATCCTGTTCGCCGTCACGCTGATGCTGGTGCTGGCGCTGGCCAGCTACCGCGCGAGCGACCCCGCGCTCAACACCGCCTCGGGCGCGGTGCCCGCCAACTGGCTGGGACTGCCCGGCGCGTGGGTGGCCGATATCGCGCTGACCCTGTTCGGCCCCGCCGTCGCGCTGGTCCTGCCGGTCGGACCGATCGTCGCGAGTCGCTTGTGGCGCGACCGCCCGGCGGGGCGCTGGGTGCGGATGCTGCGCCAGGCGGTGATCGGCGTGGCGCTGATGGCCTGTGCCCTGTCCTTCGTCTCCGACTCGGCGGTGCTGGCGCTGCCCGCCGGTTGGGGCGGGGTGATCGGCCTGTCGGTCGCCGGTTTCGTCCGCTGGGCCCTGGAGTTCAGCGGACAGGCGGCGGTGGTGACCTGGGGTTCGGTGGCGATCGGGCTCGCCTTCGGGCTGGGCGGCGCGTTGATCTGGGGGCGGAGCCTGGAACTCGATCTCGCCGAGCGCGGCCTGGCCCGGCTGCGTCGCCGCCGGGCGATCGGCGAGGATGGCGAGGCGCTCCCCTGGGACGATGAGGACGAGGCGCTCTACGACGAGGACGAAGACGAGGAGCCGCTGACCCTGGCGCGCAAGGCGGTGCCGGTGCGTGAGGATCGCCCCGCGCCCGTCATCGCCGACCGCCAGATTGCCCCCGCGCCCGCGCGGCCCAAGGCGACGGCGGATCGCGACGCGCCGTACCAGTTGCCGGGCCTCGACCTGCTGACGCCCGCGCCGCCGACTCCGGCGGGGACGATCGACAAGGCCGGGCTGGAGCGCAATGCGCGCCTCTTGGAGAATGTCCTCGACGATTTCCGCGTCCAGGGATCGATCGTCGAGGTTCGCCCCGGCCCGGTCGTCACCATGTACGAACTGGAGCCGGCCCCCGGCATCAAGGCCAATCGCGTCATCGCGCTGGCCGACGATATCGCACGCAACATGTCGGCGATCTCGGCGCGCGTCGCGGTGATTCCGGGGCGAAACGTGATCGGCATCGAATTGCCCAATGCCAAGCGCGAGATGGTGTCGTTGCACGAACTGGTCGCGTCGCAGAGCTTCGCCGATCAGGCCGCGCAGCTTCCCATCATCCTGGGCAAGAATATCGCGGGCGACTCGGTGGTCGCCGACCTTGCGCCGATGCCGCACCTGCTGGTCGCGGGTACGACGGGGTCGGGTAAGTCGGTCGGCCTGAACGGCATGATCCTGTCGCTGCTCTACCGCCTGACGCCCGAGCAGTGCCGGATGATCATGATCGACCCCAAGATGCTGGAATTGTCGATGTATGACGACATTCCGCATCTGCTGTCGCCGGTCGTCACCGACCCGGCCAAGGCAGTCCGCGCGCTGAAATGGGCGGTGGAGACGATGGAGGACCGCTATCGGCAAATGTCCTCGGTCGGCGTGCGCAGCCTCGCCAGCTTCAACGACAAGGTGCGCGCGGCCAAGGCCAAGGGCCAGCCGCTGGGGCGCAAGGTGCAGACGGGCTATCATCCCGAGACCGGCCAGCCGGTCTATGAGGAGGAAAAGCTCGAATATGAACCGCTGCCGCAGATCGTGGTGATCGTCGACGAACTGGCCGACCTGATGATGACGGCGGGCAAGGAGGTCGAATTCCTAATCCAGCGCCTGGCGCAAAAGGCGCGCGCGGCGGGCATCCACCTGATCATGGCGACGCAGCGGCCGTCGGTGGACGTCATCACCGGCGTCATCAAGGCGAACCTGCCGACCCGCATCAGCTTCCACGTCACGTCCAAGATCGACTCGCGCACCATCCTGGGCGAGCAGGGGGCAGAGCAACTGCTCGGGCGCGGCGACATGCTCTACATGCCCGGCGGCAAGGGGATCGTGCGTGTCCATGGCCCCTTCGTCTCGGACGACGAGGTGCACCGGGTCGCGGATCACTGGCGCTCGCAGGGACAGCCCGATTACATCTCCTCGGTCACCGAAGAACCGGCGGAAAGCTTCGCGCTCGACGGCGCGCCGACGGGGGAGGATTCGGCGGAGGACCAGCAATATCGCGCCGCGATCCAGTTGGTGTGCGAGAGCCAGAAGGCCTCGACCTCCTGGCTCCAGCGGCAGTTGCGCATCGGGTACAACTCGGCGGCGCGGCTGATCGAGCGGATGGAGACGGACGGGATCGTCGGTCGCCCGGACCATGTCGGGCGGCGCGAGGTGCTGCGCGATACCGAGGGGCATCCGATCTAG
- a CDS encoding AsmA family protein: MDRPATRRRLGMRIAIGVLAALPLLLLLGLAVFPWGILRGAVTRAATERFGRPVTIGSVHRVDAIGFHPVIAVEKLRIPQATWAGQGDFATLERAEIRFSVWPLLKGAFVPEDIRVSGLRLALVRDQQGRTNWSRPGAPEKGGSSTDLQGLVITDGVIRYSDARQDRDATLRIAADPDRGVRAEGPGSVRGAPVRIMFTGAAVKPGRWPFTATITGDTLSMTARGTMDRPFDTDAMTLDLTARADDLKRIDAVIEAGLFQTRAVQLAAHVRHDRPRWTITDLTGRIGRSDLAGHLTVDKKAGRTLLDGELTARQLDFDDLSSAEGRAEAAALERRIGPRLVPNTRIDISKIDTTDGTIRFKVGRVVSAQGPSPITGLAGRMTMDRQLLTIGDIRMALREGVVTGQAVIDQRNGRKVPRLSLDLRLKGASVLSLSGQTAITGQVAARAKLTGSGETVRAAVGRSDGRIGLVVANGSLPDRYAAALGFDAGAAFMGDSGRATLRCLVLGVDMRNGTGRADPLIVDTSRSRLDGTGMVSFPDERLALRLTGAPKQGATLRLAGAATVGGTLEKPDLVIPREVKSVGNIFKSIGRAITGDSGPKAQNAACGALARQVLR, encoded by the coding sequence ATGGATCGTCCGGCGACACGGCGGCGGCTCGGGATGCGGATCGCGATAGGGGTGCTGGCGGCCTTGCCGCTGCTCCTGCTGCTGGGCCTGGCGGTGTTTCCCTGGGGTATCCTGCGCGGGGCGGTGACGCGTGCGGCGACCGAGCGGTTCGGGCGGCCCGTCACCATCGGCTCGGTCCACCGGGTCGACGCCATCGGCTTTCACCCCGTCATCGCGGTCGAAAAGCTGCGCATTCCGCAGGCCACCTGGGCAGGACAGGGCGACTTCGCGACGCTGGAGCGCGCGGAAATCCGCTTCTCGGTCTGGCCTTTGCTGAAGGGCGCGTTCGTGCCGGAGGATATCCGCGTCTCCGGCCTGCGCCTGGCGCTCGTCCGCGACCAGCAGGGGCGCACCAACTGGTCCCGCCCCGGCGCGCCCGAAAAGGGCGGCAGTTCCACCGACCTGCAAGGGCTGGTCATCACCGATGGCGTGATCCGGTACAGCGACGCCAGGCAGGATCGCGACGCCACGCTGCGCATCGCCGCCGATCCCGACAGGGGCGTGCGGGCGGAGGGGCCGGGTTCGGTGCGTGGCGCGCCGGTCCGGATCATGTTCACCGGCGCGGCGGTGAAGCCGGGCCGCTGGCCCTTCACCGCGACGATCACCGGCGATACCCTGTCGATGACGGCGCGCGGCACGATGGATCGCCCGTTCGACACCGACGCGATGACGCTGGACCTGACGGCACGCGCCGACGACCTGAAACGGATCGACGCGGTGATCGAGGCCGGCCTGTTCCAGACCCGCGCGGTGCAACTGGCCGCGCATGTCCGCCACGATCGCCCGCGCTGGACGATCACCGATCTGACGGGGCGCATCGGCCGCTCCGATCTGGCCGGGCATCTGACGGTCGACAAGAAGGCGGGGCGCACACTGCTCGACGGAGAGCTGACCGCGCGACAGCTCGATTTCGACGACCTGTCCTCGGCGGAAGGGCGCGCCGAGGCCGCCGCGCTCGAACGGCGGATCGGGCCGCGACTGGTGCCCAATACGCGCATCGATATCTCCAAGATCGACACCACCGACGGCACGATCCGATTCAAGGTCGGGCGGGTGGTCAGCGCGCAGGGCCCCTCGCCGATCACCGGGCTGGCCGGGCGGATGACGATGGATCGCCAGTTGCTGACCATCGGCGATATCCGCATGGCCCTGCGCGAAGGCGTGGTGACGGGACAGGCGGTGATCGACCAGCGCAACGGGCGCAAGGTGCCACGCCTGTCGCTCGACCTCCGTTTGAAAGGGGCGAGCGTGTTGTCGCTCTCGGGTCAGACCGCGATCACCGGCCAGGTCGCCGCACGTGCGAAACTGACCGGCTCCGGCGAGACGGTGCGAGCGGCGGTCGGGCGATCGGATGGCCGGATCGGGCTGGTCGTCGCGAACGGCTCGCTGCCCGATCGCTATGCCGCAGCGCTGGGATTCGATGCGGGCGCGGCGTTCATGGGGGATAGCGGTCGCGCAACTCTACGCTGTCTGGTGCTGGGCGTGGACATGAGGAACGGCACGGGCCGCGCCGATCCGCTGATCGTCGACACCTCACGCAGTCGGCTGGACGGGACGGGGATGGTCAGCTTTCCCGACGAGCGGCTGGCGCTTCGCCTGACCGGCGCGCCGAAACAGGGTGCGACGCTGCGGCTGGCGGGGGCGGCGACGGTGGGGGGAACGCTGGAGAAGCCGGACCTCGTCATCCCCCGGGAGGTGAAGTCGGTCGGCAATATCTTCAAGTCGATCGGCCGCGCGATCACCGGTGACTCGGGCCCGAAGGCGCAAAATGCCGCGTGCGGGGCCCTTGCGCGGCAGGTGCTGCGGTGA
- a CDS encoding NAD(P)H-dependent glycerol-3-phosphate dehydrogenase: protein MRIGVIGAGAWGTALAQVAAHGGRPVRIWARDPAVAEAINARHANPLYLPDIALSPSIEAVSDPAAMAETDALLVVTPAQAVGAVLATMPVGSTPLVLCSKGIEAGTRRLVGEVARAIHPQAPIAVLSGPTFAHEVAAGLPTAVTLACEDMDLRKALSARIAAPHFRPYATDDVTGAEIGGAIKNVLAIGCGVVEGAGLGQNARAALIARGFAEMTRFGLARGGRAETLAGLSGLGDLVLTCSSTASRNFSLGVGLGQGRSAAELLADRRTVAEGAFTAPVLRQAAAEAGVDMPVCEAVCRLLEGAGVGEVIEALLARPLKAEGA from the coding sequence ATGAGGATCGGGGTCATCGGTGCGGGTGCCTGGGGCACCGCGCTGGCGCAGGTGGCGGCGCATGGCGGCAGGCCGGTGCGGATCTGGGCGCGCGATCCGGCGGTGGCGGAGGCGATCAACGCGAGGCACGCCAACCCGCTCTACCTCCCCGACATCGCGCTCTCGCCGAGCATCGAGGCGGTGAGCGATCCGGCGGCGATGGCGGAGACGGATGCGCTGCTGGTCGTCACCCCGGCCCAGGCGGTGGGTGCGGTGCTGGCGACGATGCCGGTCGGGTCCACGCCGCTGGTCCTGTGTTCCAAGGGGATCGAGGCGGGCACGCGGCGGCTGGTCGGCGAGGTGGCGCGGGCGATCCATCCGCAGGCTCCCATCGCGGTCTTGTCGGGCCCGACCTTCGCGCATGAGGTGGCGGCGGGGCTGCCGACGGCGGTGACTTTGGCGTGCGAGGATATGGATTTGCGAAAAGCCCTGTCCGCCCGGATCGCCGCGCCGCACTTCCGGCCCTATGCCACCGATGACGTGACGGGTGCGGAGATCGGCGGGGCGATCAAGAACGTGCTCGCCATCGGTTGTGGTGTCGTGGAGGGCGCGGGGCTGGGCCAGAATGCGCGCGCCGCCTTGATCGCGCGCGGCTTTGCCGAGATGACGCGATTCGGACTGGCGCGCGGCGGACGCGCGGAGACGCTGGCGGGCCTGTCGGGCCTGGGCGACCTGGTGCTGACCTGTTCCTCGACCGCCTCGCGCAATTTCTCGCTGGGTGTCGGGCTGGGGCAGGGGCGTTCGGCGGCGGAACTGCTCGCCGATCGGCGGACCGTGGCGGAGGGGGCCTTCACCGCCCCCGTGCTGCGCCAGGCGGCGGCGGAAGCGGGCGTCGACATGCCGGTGTGCGAGGCGGTGTGCCGGTTGCTGGAGGGCGCGGGCGTCGGCGAGGTGATCGAGGCGTTGCTGGCCAGACCGTTGAAGGCTGAGGGAGCCTGA
- a CDS encoding YggT family protein has protein sequence MILILQILQILLNVVWWVIIVQAILSWLIAFNVINTSNDFIRSVWYALQRMTDPLYRPIRRILPDFGALDLSPMVVLLAVIILGKILDTAIAQQMYGGAVVVG, from the coding sequence TTGATCCTCATCCTTCAAATCCTTCAGATACTGCTCAACGTCGTCTGGTGGGTGATCATCGTGCAGGCGATCCTGTCCTGGCTGATCGCCTTCAACGTCATCAACACCTCGAACGATTTCATCCGCTCGGTCTGGTATGCGCTGCAACGGATGACCGATCCGCTCTATCGCCCGATCCGGCGCATCCTGCCCGATTTCGGGGCGCTGGACCTGTCGCCGATGGTCGTGCTGCTCGCCGTCATCATCCTGGGCAAGATCCTGGACACCGCCATCGCGCAGCAGATGTACGGGGGCGCGGTCGTCGTCGGCTGA
- a CDS encoding uroporphyrinogen-III synthase, which translates to MAVVVVRPEPGHGATMARLCAEGLAAWSLPFFATRAVAWAAPDPDAIDALLFTSAQGVRLAGAGLERLRHRPVVAVGPATAAAAREAGLSVVLTGSHDAAAVVAQARGMGLARLLHLAGRDRVETGAMVRVVYAADPVPVPPSAIAALAGEIVLLHSSRAAERLAELVDEAGPGRRDIAIVAISAKVAAAAGSGWRAVAIADAPRDEAMLAAARALTRTAATGISGA; encoded by the coding sequence ATGGCGGTCGTCGTCGTCCGGCCCGAACCCGGCCATGGCGCGACGATGGCTCGCCTATGCGCGGAGGGACTGGCGGCATGGTCCCTGCCCTTCTTCGCGACACGGGCGGTCGCATGGGCCGCGCCCGATCCCGATGCGATCGACGCGCTGCTCTTCACCAGCGCGCAGGGCGTACGACTGGCGGGTGCGGGGTTGGAGCGGCTGAGGCATCGTCCCGTCGTCGCGGTCGGCCCCGCCACCGCCGCCGCCGCGCGAGAGGCGGGCCTGTCGGTCGTCCTGACCGGCTCCCATGACGCCGCCGCCGTGGTGGCGCAGGCACGGGGCATGGGGCTGGCCCGGCTGCTGCATCTCGCGGGGCGCGACCGGGTGGAGACGGGGGCGATGGTGCGGGTGGTCTATGCCGCCGATCCGGTGCCGGTGCCACCCTCCGCCATCGCCGCGCTGGCGGGCGAGATCGTATTGCTCCACTCCTCCCGCGCCGCCGAGCGGCTGGCCGAGCTGGTCGATGAGGCGGGGCCAGGCCGCCGGGACATCGCGATCGTCGCGATCAGCGCGAAGGTCGCGGCGGCGGCGGGTTCGGGCTGGCGCGCCGTCGCCATCGCCGATGCGCCCCGTGACGAAGCGATGCTCGCCGCCGCGCGGGCGTTGACCCGGACAGCCGCCACGGGGATAAGCGGGGCATGA
- the hemC gene encoding hydroxymethylbilane synthase — protein sequence MVCFRLGTRGSPLALTQAHMVRAALADAQGWDADAIEIVPIRTTGDRVQDRALAEIGGKALWTKELDRALHDREIDASVHSMKDVETIRPDWLHIAAMLPRADVRDRLIGAESIAELPPGAVVGTSSPRRRAQLLSHRPDLAITLLRGNVDTRLAAVANGDVDATLLAAAGLDRLGREIGHAVPTDQMLPAPAQGAVGIETRADDAAATMLLASIDHAETHGCVMAERSLLAALAADCHSPVAALASLSGEMLTLRAELLAEDGSSRVSGWVEGARDEELGARLAIDLLDRASPEVRRLFAGG from the coding sequence ATGGTTTGTTTCCGGCTCGGTACGCGCGGTTCGCCGCTGGCCCTCACCCAGGCGCATATGGTGCGGGCGGCGCTGGCCGATGCGCAGGGCTGGGACGCCGACGCGATCGAGATCGTGCCGATCAGGACCACCGGCGACCGCGTGCAGGACCGCGCGCTGGCCGAAATCGGCGGCAAGGCGCTGTGGACCAAGGAACTGGATCGCGCGCTCCATGACCGGGAGATCGACGCCTCGGTCCATTCGATGAAGGATGTCGAGACGATCCGCCCCGACTGGCTGCATATCGCGGCGATGCTGCCGCGCGCCGATGTCCGCGACCGGCTGATCGGGGCGGAGAGCATCGCCGAACTGCCCCCCGGCGCGGTGGTGGGGACCAGCAGCCCGCGACGCCGCGCGCAATTGCTGTCGCACCGCCCCGATTTGGCCATCACCTTGCTGCGCGGCAATGTCGACACGCGGCTGGCCGCCGTCGCGAACGGGGATGTGGACGCGACCCTGCTCGCCGCCGCAGGGCTCGACCGGCTGGGGCGCGAGATCGGCCATGCGGTGCCGACCGACCAGATGCTGCCCGCCCCGGCGCAAGGGGCGGTGGGGATCGAGACGCGCGCCGACGATGCGGCGGCGACCATGCTGCTCGCGTCGATCGACCATGCCGAAACCCATGGCTGCGTGATGGCGGAACGGTCGCTGCTCGCCGCTTTGGCCGCCGATTGCCACAGCCCGGTCGCGGCGCTCGCCTCGCTGTCGGGCGAGATGCTGACGTTGCGCGCCGAATTGCTGGCGGAGGATGGATCGTCACGGGTGAGCGGCTGGGTCGAGGGGGCGAGGGACGAGGAACTCGGCGCGCGGCTGGCGATCGACCTGCTCGACCGCGCATCGCCCGAAGTGCGCCGCCTGTTCGCCGGGGGTTGA
- a CDS encoding LON peptidase substrate-binding domain-containing protein: protein MARLSIFPLAGAILFPGMPMPLHIFEPRYRALVSDAMARDRRIGMVQPSGEGDTPSLYQLGCVGRIAEVEAMEDGRYNLVLEGVSLFRIVRELEVTTPFRQVEAELLPVVDEDLLSLGRRASLEQESRRFAELQGYAVDWDAVGRLDDESLVNGIAQIAPFDVAAKQALLEATDLEQRAELIIQLMQFFGRHDGEDRVTLQ from the coding sequence GTGGCGCGGCTTTCGATCTTTCCGCTGGCGGGTGCGATCCTCTTTCCGGGGATGCCGATGCCGCTGCACATTTTCGAGCCGCGCTACCGGGCGCTCGTGTCGGACGCGATGGCGCGCGACCGGCGGATCGGCATGGTCCAGCCCTCGGGCGAGGGCGACACGCCCAGCCTCTATCAGTTGGGATGCGTCGGCCGCATCGCCGAGGTCGAGGCGATGGAGGATGGCCGCTACAACCTTGTGCTCGAAGGCGTCTCGCTGTTCCGCATCGTCCGCGAACTGGAGGTGACGACCCCCTTCCGCCAGGTCGAGGCGGAGTTGCTGCCGGTGGTGGACGAGGATCTGTTGTCGCTGGGCCGCCGGGCGTCGCTGGAGCAGGAATCGCGGCGCTTCGCCGAGCTACAGGGCTATGCGGTGGACTGGGACGCGGTCGGGCGACTCGATGACGAGAGCCTGGTCAACGGCATCGCCCAGATCGCGCCCTTCGACGTGGCGGCGAAGCAGGCGCTGTTGGAGGCGACCGACCTGGAACAGCGCGCCGAACTGATCATCCAGTTGATGCAATTTTTCGGTCGCCATGACGGCGAGGATCGGGTGACGCTGCAATGA
- a CDS encoding Trm112 family protein, with protein MSLDPWLLERLVCPVTRTPLRYDEAAQELVSEAAGLAYPIRGGVPVMLVEEAREI; from the coding sequence ATGAGCCTGGACCCGTGGTTGCTCGAACGGCTGGTGTGCCCGGTGACGCGGACGCCGCTGCGTTATGACGAAGCCGCCCAGGAACTGGTTTCGGAGGCGGCGGGGCTGGCCTATCCGATCCGGGGCGGCGTGCCCGTGATGCTGGTGGAGGAAGCGCGGGAAATCTGA
- a CDS encoding UbiH/UbiF/VisC/COQ6 family ubiquinone biosynthesis hydroxylase has protein sequence MDSDVIILGGGLVGATLGVGLAAHGLSSIIIDPADPAVILAPGFDGRASAVASASWRMLDAIGIGAKLAGQGCEIRHIRVSDGLEPGALDFIPDADDGALGTMFENKLLRRAIHATASEAERVDLRMQTRAVSVERGPAGVTATLSDGTTVRAPLLVAAEGRQSPTRDAAGIKVARWSYDHNAIISAFHHEASHENIAFEIFYPTGPFALLPLPDDEVGHRSAIVWSVPGRDGDAMLKLSDRAFLAEAEKSMGGFLGRLSHASPRSAYPLGFHRAATMTGDRLVLVGDSAHGIHPIAGQGVNLGYRDVAALVEVLVEGKRTGMDLGDAALLQRYQQWRGLDTLMVSVATDSFNRIFGVPGKMASRVRRLGISAINHIPPIKNRFMAEARGETGQLPRLLQGVMV, from the coding sequence ATGGATAGCGATGTCATCATCCTCGGCGGCGGTCTGGTCGGCGCGACGCTGGGCGTCGGGCTGGCCGCGCATGGCCTTTCCTCGATCATCATCGATCCCGCCGATCCGGCGGTGATCCTGGCCCCCGGCTTCGACGGGCGCGCCTCCGCCGTCGCTTCGGCGAGTTGGCGGATGCTCGACGCGATCGGGATCGGAGCCAAGCTGGCGGGACAGGGCTGCGAGATTCGGCATATCCGGGTCAGCGACGGGCTGGAGCCGGGGGCGCTCGATTTCATTCCCGACGCCGATGACGGTGCGCTCGGCACGATGTTCGAGAACAAGCTGCTCCGCCGCGCGATCCATGCGACCGCGAGCGAAGCGGAACGGGTCGACCTGCGGATGCAGACCCGTGCGGTCTCGGTCGAGCGTGGCCCGGCGGGCGTCACCGCCACCTTGAGCGACGGCACCACGGTCCGCGCGCCGCTGCTGGTCGCAGCCGAGGGCCGCCAGTCGCCGACCCGCGATGCGGCGGGGATCAAGGTGGCGCGCTGGTCCTATGACCATAACGCGATCATCAGCGCCTTCCACCACGAAGCCTCCCACGAAAATATCGCGTTCGAGATCTTCTACCCTACCGGCCCCTTCGCGCTGCTGCCGCTGCCCGATGATGAGGTCGGGCATCGCTCGGCGATCGTCTGGTCGGTGCCGGGGCGCGATGGCGACGCGATGCTGAAACTCTCCGACCGCGCCTTCCTGGCCGAGGCGGAGAAGAGCATGGGCGGGTTCCTGGGGCGGCTGTCCCATGCCAGCCCACGTTCCGCCTATCCGCTGGGCTTCCACCGCGCCGCGACGATGACCGGCGACCGGCTGGTGCTGGTCGGCGACTCGGCGCATGGCATCCACCCGATCGCGGGGCAGGGCGTGAACCTCGGCTATCGCGACGTCGCCGCGCTGGTCGAGGTGCTGGTCGAGGGCAAGCGGACCGGCATGGACCTGGGGGATGCGGCGTTGCTCCAGCGGTATCAGCAATGGCGCGGGCTCGACACGTTGATGGTGTCGGTGGCGACCGACAGCTTCAACCGCATCTTCGGCGTGCCCGGCAAGATGGCCAGCAGGGTCCGGCGGCTGGGCATCAGCGCGATCAACCATATCCCGCCGATCAAGAACCGCTTCATGGCCGAGGCGCGCGGTGAAACCGGACAGCTTCCCCGGCTGTTGCAGGGCGTGATGGTCTAA